The genomic region GAGTGAATTACCGCATTGTCCGGATTGTAAGACTGAACTGCAGAGGCCGGGGGTAGTGTGGTTTGGGGAGATGCTAGATGAGGATATGTTGGATGATATTGAGGAGTGGATTGAGAAAGAGCCGGTGGATATGGTTTTGGTCGTGGGGACGAGCTCGGCGGTGTATCCTGCGGCGGGGTATGCTGAGCGGGCGAGGACAAAGGGGCGGACGAGTGTGGTGACTGTTAATTTGGAGATTACGGAGGAGGactgggggaggatgaggaagggggattttgggtttgagggggatgCGAGTTTGTTGGTGCCGGAACTGTTGAGGCCGGTgattggggaggtgaagggggaggaggaggaggaggtgaaggtgtAAACTTGGGGTGGGTATATGGGTGCTGTGTTGAATGTTAACTAACGTCTGCTTGCCATGTTCAAATCTATTTCGTGAACCAATATTCAGTAGTGTTGGCACCGACCTAATGCAGCAGACTCTCAGAGAGGGTGAGGCTGTTTAGACCTATTAGCATCTTGGAGTATCGGCGACTTATAGGATTTCAAAGACAGTTCAGACTAACAGAAATAATACCGGGAAGTCACTCTCAATCACGGTTTTGAGAGTCCCGGTGCCAGACAAACTCCAAACGTACGTAATTTGAGAGTCTCGAGTGCATGCCGACCCTTGTCTCGGTTGATTCGAACTTTTTAACTGCATAAACTACCTACCGAGGCACCCTTTCCACTTGCTTGCAATGGAATGGACGATTGTCCATTCTACAGCAGTCGGCTGCTTCCATCAACGACAACCAAATGAGGTAGGCGTGGCATCTACCAAAGGCTCtttcttcacccccaaaccaGATTCAAGATGGTACGACATCACATGAGAGTGGAAATCTATCTCGGTAACAGGTCATCAATCGTGGTTGCCATACTGGGGCAGGTCGGGGTCAGAGGATTGGGGAAGGGCAGGTAGGTATCTTGGAAAGGCCACAACGTCATCATGGCAGAATCGCTGTTGCAATTCAGAGCAACGCCTTTGGAATTCGGCTTGACTCTGTTGCAGATCGATTTACTTTGCCTCTTTGCTTTCCTTTGCCGTCTTTCGGAGGTTCACGGTCCAGGGCTATCGCAAGATATCTCTACAAACTCGGTCGTCAACCAGCTTGGGAGGCCGACTTcacatctcatcatcatcatcatttaCCTCAGCATCGATTTATCAGTAACAATGGTCAACTTTTCCCTTAACGTCACCGTCTTGGCTCTGGTGGCCTCAGTGGCAGCTGCCCCAGCCACAGCTGACgcttcttcaaccaccttctccttcgCTCGATGGGTTGAAGATATTATCGCCAATCCGGACACAGCCCTCTCGCCCGCCGAAGCAATCGCGGCAGCGAATGCTACTGAGGTTGTCAGCACGGCAGGCGGTCTCCAAAAGAGAGCCAACTGTCAGCCGACATTTCCAGATGCGCCCGTATGATACCCCTACCTTTTCCTACTCCTTGACTTAGCTTGCACAAGAACCAAGATATCTAACGGATCTGGCTGCATATATAGGCACCCGACGCAGCAGCCTGCCTTAATGATCTCGCTCGCAAGGGCGCTAATGGTCAACACTGTGCTATGGGGACGCGTGTCTTCGAAATTGAGATGTGTCGAATTGGTGGTGCGCAGATTGTTGCCAGCAGAGGCGGTTTGGCGGCGCAAAGTGTCAATTGGTATATCCATGCTGTTTTTATCGATGTTTCGTTTCCTTGTTTTCTGGGACGCTGGCTGATATGGTATGTGATCTAGCCAGGATGTCGCTCGCACGGGCGGGTTGATCTTTGACAGCTGCTTCCGAGCGGACAACACAGTCAAGGGCAGCGAGATTTGCATTACCAACAGGTTGATGCAGATCAATATCAGTGGATTCTGAGGCTCTAGGGGAATATCGTAAAGTctgggatggagatggttcACAGTTGTCCAGGTGTAGGGTATAAGGTAAGTAGCATTGTTCGAAAAATAAGAAATCTTTCGCGcacacaagaaaagaaaagggaacGGATTGCAGTGCCCCCAAAGCCTTCTCACATTGTAAAAGATTACCGGTATTTTCCTCCATTAAACTTGCAAAGTTTCTCAGAAACCCATACTTTCCATCAAGCCCCCCGGGTATCAAACCTGCCAATCACAAGAAACAATCATACTGTACCCATGGACATTAACCCTAGTATCtgcccatcaacatcacagGCGTAAGGCTCCACGAAAGGGTATTTCCCAAATGCGCTACTGTGCTCTTCTGAATATCTGTCTCTGGTCAAGACACTCTGGAACTTCAATTGTGCTTCAAACATAAGCCAGAAATTCAAGCTCAactatcacatacgaccatacccagctgaaaatacggcatcccgtccgctctgcccgagtcaaGCAGCTGAGGGCCGAattagtactcaggtgggtgaccactggggaatcctcggtgttgtatgtttttatgctttttttccctcaGTCTCATTGTCTA from Podospora bellae-mahoneyi strain CBS 112042 chromosome 4, whole genome shotgun sequence harbors:
- a CDS encoding hypothetical protein (EggNog:ENOG503PMVJ), whose amino-acid sequence is MAESLLQFRATPLEFGLTLLQIDLLCLFAFLCRLSEVHGPGLSQDISTNSVVNQLGRPTSHLIIIIIYLSIDLSVTMVNFSLNVTVLALVASVAAAPATADASSTTFSFARWVEDIIANPDTALSPAEAIAAANATEVVSTAGGLQKRANCQPTFPDAPAPDAAACLNDLARKGANGQHCAMGTRVFEIEMCRIGGAQIVASRGGLAAQSVNCQDVARTGGLIFDSCFRADNTVKGSEICITNRLMQINISGF